The following coding sequences are from one Oncorhynchus clarkii lewisi isolate Uvic-CL-2024 unplaced genomic scaffold, UVic_Ocla_1.0 unplaced_contig_8483_pilon_pilon, whole genome shotgun sequence window:
- the LOC139400860 gene encoding rho-related GTP-binding protein RhoG-like, producing the protein MQSIKCVVVGDGAVGKTCLLISYTTNAFPKEYIPTVFDNYSAQVTVDSRTISLNLWDTAGQEEYDRLRTLSYPQTNVFVICFSVASPPSFENVKHKWHPEVTHHCPNTPILLVGTKKDLRNDPEVLKKLKDQNQTTITQQQGIALARQIQAIKYLECSALNQDGIKEVFAEGVRAFLNPQPVATKKPCVLL; encoded by the coding sequence ATGCAGAGCATCAAGTGTGTGGTGGTAGGAGACGGTGCAGTGGGGAAGACCTGCCTACTCATCTCCTACACCACCAACGCCTTCCCCAAGGAGTACATCCCCACTGTGTTTGACAACTACAGCGCCCAAGTGACTGTGGACAGCAGGACTATTAGCCTCAACCTGTGGGACACAGCAGGCCAGGAGGAGTACGACCGCCTGCGCACCCTCTCCTACCCTCAGACCAACGTGTTTGTCATCTGCTTCTCTGTTGCCAGCCCCCCCTCCTTTGAGAACGTCAAGCACAAGTGGCACCCAGAGGTCACCCACCACTGTCCCAATACGCCCATTCTGCTGGTGGGCACCAAGAAGGACCTGCGCAATGACCCGGAGGTGTTGAAGAAGCTAAAGGATCAGAACCAGACGACCATCACCCAACAGCAGGGCATCGCCCTGGCCAGGCAGATCCAAGCCATCAAGTACCTTGAATGCTCTGCCCTCAACCAAGACGGAATCAAAGAGGTGTTCGCTGAGGGTGTGCGAGCCTTTCTCAACCCACAACCTGTCGCCACCAAGAAACCCTGTGTGCTATTGTAA